In Paenibacillus larvae subsp. larvae, the following proteins share a genomic window:
- a CDS encoding glycosyltransferase family 2 protein: MNQGGMKQDLDLQQDVMQEEFRPEVSVILPVYNESRTLPGVLQGIFGLHPSMEVIVVANGSTDGTRKLAEDMGATVLWYPEPLGHDVGRSVGASYAKGNVLLFIDGDIVIPSKELVPFIKAVFSGVDIALNKYKGLTHQHRVHDVVLAKHALSIVMSRQDLLGTSMTAIPHALSRRAVETLGTECLAVPPKALALAVLKGLRVEPVHYVRVGANNPRRRREHGPDPLTGLIVGDHLEALHEWIKYTDMRGGFTDHMRQRHLVR, encoded by the coding sequence TTGAACCAAGGCGGTATGAAGCAGGACTTGGACCTGCAGCAGGATGTGATGCAGGAAGAATTTCGCCCGGAAGTTTCAGTCATCCTTCCTGTTTATAATGAAAGCCGGACGTTACCGGGTGTACTGCAGGGGATTTTTGGGTTGCACCCTTCTATGGAAGTGATCGTGGTCGCCAACGGTTCCACAGACGGCACGAGAAAGCTTGCTGAAGATATGGGAGCTACCGTTCTATGGTATCCTGAGCCGCTCGGACATGATGTTGGCCGGAGTGTAGGAGCAAGCTATGCCAAGGGAAATGTTTTACTGTTTATAGATGGGGATATCGTAATACCTTCCAAGGAACTGGTTCCTTTTATCAAAGCAGTCTTCTCAGGAGTAGATATAGCTCTGAATAAATATAAGGGTCTCACACATCAACATCGGGTGCATGATGTAGTCCTGGCAAAACATGCTCTCAGCATTGTCATGTCCAGACAGGATCTGCTTGGAACTTCCATGACAGCTATTCCTCATGCGTTGAGCAGGAGAGCGGTAGAAACGTTAGGGACAGAATGCCTGGCTGTTCCGCCCAAAGCTCTTGCCTTGGCTGTTTTAAAGGGACTTAGGGTGGAACCGGTACATTATGTACGGGTAGGTGCGAACAATCCGAGACGGCGAAGAGAGCATGGGCCTGATCCGTTAACAGGACTCATTGTGGGGGATCATCTGGAGGCGTTGCACGAATGGATCAAATATACCGATATGCGGGGAGGATTTACAGATCACATGCGGCAAAGGCATTTAGTGAGGTGA